From a single Brassica rapa cultivar Chiifu-401-42 chromosome A01, CAAS_Brap_v3.01, whole genome shotgun sequence genomic region:
- the LOC103862027 gene encoding bark storage protein A gives MSQAFNMDNKATNQMATLDHILRPLPLLFIIFVISSLHVLPASATSSDKLKTATTIRKVNRKGPYVGLVTVIETEEDAFLASVEFRPDPNHPFIDLSGRRFRIGKIHGKKVMYVRCGRGMVNAAAATQQMIDVFDVKGIVHFGIAGNINNSMSIGDVSIPNQITNAGLWDWLNPDKAEGSDNEAYLDIGNYNVPQSDGNNNMLGSLRYGHEQLYSVNGHISSPQNVFWINTTQEWLHLAADLEKMELLQCVNASLCLPEKPKLVVGLKAATANIFVDNAVYRDFLYDTFEVSSSDMESSAVAMTCVSNGYPVIVIRGLSDLAGAQTGTNAIRKFGSLAAANTARAVLEFIKKLPSNYNVNS, from the exons ATGAGCCAGGCTTTTAATATGGATAACAAAGCCACCAATCAAATGGCGACACTGGACCACATTCTTCGTCCTCTTCCTCTGCTCTTCATCATCTTCGTCATCTCATCCTTACACGTTTTGCCTGCGTCAGCCACATCTTCAGACAAACTAAAAACCGCCACTACCATCCGTAAAGTAAACCGCAAAGGACCTTACGTAGGTCTCGTGACGGTCATTGAGACAGAAGAAGATGCTTTCTTGGCCAGTGTCGAATTCAGACCCGATCCTAATCACCCGTTCATTGATCTCTCTG GTAGACGTTTTCGGATAGGAAAGATTCATGGAAAGAAGGTTATGTATGTCAGATGTGGGAGAGGAATG GTGAACGCCGCAGCAGCAACGCAACAAATGATAGACGTGTTCGATGTGAAAGGGATTGTGCATTTTGGGATTGCAGGAAATATAAACAACTCAATGTCCATAGGAGACGTTAGCATTCCTAATCAAATCACCAATGCTGGCTTGTGGGATTGGCtg AATCCAGACAAAGCAGAAGGAAGTGACAATGAAGCGTACTTAGATATTGGGAACTATAATGTTCCACAAAGTGATGGCAACAACAATATGTTAGGGAGTCTTAGATACGGTCACGAGCAACTGTATTCAGTCAATGGTCACATCAGTTCACCTCAGAACGTGTTTTGGATCAATACAACTCAAGAGTGGCTTCATCTTGCAGCTGATCTAGAG AAGATGGAGCTGTTGCAGTGTGTGAATGCAAGTTTGTGTCTTCCAGAGAAACCAAAACTTGTTGTCGGACTAAAGGCAGCAACTGCTAATATATTTGTGGATAATGCGGTTTACAGAGACTTCTTATACGATACTTTTGAGGTTTCCTCCTCAGACATGGAGAGTTCTGCAGTGGCTATG ACGTGCGTGTCGAATGGGTATCCAGTAATTGTGATAAGGGGGTTATCAGATTTAGCTGGAGCACAAACAGGAACCAATGCTATTCGAAAGTTTGGATCTTTGGCTGCCGCTAACACTGCAAGAGCTGTTCTAGAGTTCATCAAGAAGCTACCGTCAAACTACAACGTTAACTCCTAA
- the LOC103862038 gene encoding histone-lysine N-methyltransferase SETD1B has translation MRRGKDEDDEVEQLLQAAQDEMILKLSVDSHASRSRPDYLDPGLHSRFLALRSKPSQQQQKKKTTEQKRRSISPTKSKDAEETPDDLMLRFAALKSTLPSSSSSSSSVPPSVLRPGEMGDEADELGEDDEVEKLIQWAIDAARLDPSPPSDDDDDDDENRSSDNDDENCSKRNVKT, from the coding sequence ATGAGGAGAGGCAAGGATGAAGACGATGAAGTTGAACAGTTGCTCCAAGCGGCTCAAGACGAGATGATTCTCAAGCTCTCCGTCGATTCTCATGCATCACGCTCCAGACCTGATTACCTCGATCCGGGTCTTCACTCTAGATTCCTCGCCCTCAGATCTAAACCTTCGCAGCagcagcagaagaagaagacgacggaGCAGAAACGGCGGTCGATTTCTCCGACGAAATCGAAGGATGCTGAAGAAACGCCGGACGATCTCATGCTCAGATTCGCCGCTCTGAAGAGTACTCTTCCCTCCTCCTCATCGTCTTCCTCCTCTGTTCCGCCGTCAGTTCTTCGTCCGGGTGAAATGGGAGATGAGGCTGATGAATTAGGAGAAGATGATGAAGTTGAGAAGCTGATACAGTGGGCTATAGACGCTGCGCGTCTCGATCCTTCTCCTCCCTccgatgacgatgatgatgatgatgagaaccgGAGCTCTGATAATGATGATGAGAATTGTTCAAAGAGAAATGTCAAAACCTAA
- the LOC103862061 gene encoding esterase CG5412 produces the protein MGSEGTIVRKPRFLCLHGFRTSGEIMKIQLHKWPQSVLDRLDLVFLDAPFPCQGKSDVEGIFDPPYYEWFQFNKEFNEYTNFEKCLEYLEDRMIELGPFDGLIGFSQGAILSGGLPGLQAKGIALQKVPKIKFIIIIGGAMFKSTKVAKDAYSSTMDIPSLHFLGETDFLKPYGTELIDSFENPVVVHHPKGHTVPRLDEKSLEKVTAFIDTLEHLLMEEEVKIGEDLIM, from the exons ATGGGAAGCGAAGGGACGATTGTGAGGAAGCCAAGGTTTCTATGTCTCCATGGGTTCCGCACGAGCGGAGAGATAATGAAGATACAGCTCCACAAGTGGCCTCAATCTGTTCTCGACAGACTCGATCTCGTGTTTCTCGACGCGCCTTTCCCTTGTCAAGGCAAATCTGATGTCGAAGGCATCTTCGATCCTCCTTATTACGAGTGGTTCCAGTTTAACAAG GAATTTAACGAGTATACGAATTTCGAGAAATGCTTGGAGTATTTAGAGGATCGTATGATCGAGCTTGGTCCCTTCGATGGTCTCATTGGCTTTTCTCAG GGTGCAATATTGTCTGGAGGATTACCAGGACTGCAAGCTAAG GGAATAGCACTCCAGAAAGTACCAAAGATCAAGTTTATCATCATTATTGGAGGAGCTATGTTCAAATCCACCAAGGTCGCCAAGGATGCGTATTCGTCTACCATGGACATTCCCTCCCTCCACTTTCTAG GAGAGACTGATTTTTTGAAACCTTACGGAACTGAGCTGATAGATTCCTTCGAGAATCCGGTGGTGGTCCATCATCCCAAGGGCCACACGGTCCCAAGGCTTGATGAGAAGAGCTTGGAGAAAGTTACTGCTTTCATCGACACCTTAGAGCATCTGCTGAtggaggaagaagtcaagattggTGAAGATCTTATAATGTAA